In Acidobacteriota bacterium, the DNA window TCGTTTCAGGTACCCGAATACATGTTCTGCCTTTGCCCGAACCGATGCCTTGCGTCGCTCGGCCAATGCCGCCTCACTCTCCGGCGGCAGCTGCCAACGCTTCCCGGGCTTCATCACCATCTGCCAATCCACCGGCCGATCTCGATTCTCCGACCGCTTCTGCACTCCCTGGTATCCGGAATCCCCC includes these proteins:
- a CDS encoding transposase; the protein is GDSGYQGVQKRSENRDRPVDWQMVMKPGKRWQLPPESEAALAERRKASVRAKAEHVFGYLKRHFGYAKVRYRGLEKNTQRIYLLVGFANLTIAERSGVTA